From Zymoseptoria tritici IPO323 chromosome 6, whole genome shotgun sequence, one genomic window encodes:
- the CYP-62 gene encoding putative P450 monooxygenase (cytochrome p450, monooxygenase, N-methyltransferase, involved in secondary metabolites biosynthesis, transport, and catabolism of environmental toxins and mutagens, electron transference), with protein sequence MNEREVADGTLAAEERDALVIVCRVDSRINLASAKQSGVPYICLPVYTFDRFWLVTHKLWLPFIGLLPKAWTESWIVYLSPEYIWTKKYDLYKDLDTDVVILVAPGANTMIVADPEANTQITTRRNDFPKPIWLYTSLDLFGKNVVSTEGANWRHHRKITSPPFSEKNNVLVWKESLTQAECMMTEWVGTGSDESKSVWSVASETMRLSLHIISRAGFGVRLHWPHENRDDSIPEGHTMTYKGALETLLHRILTVILTPRWMLANSPLEIHKLAYRGLTEWGQYMREMYTQKREEVEQGGGDREGMDLMGALVEGAGISSSSKKSQQLLTDDEILGNAFVFILAGHETAANTLHFSILFLAMKMASQRHLQKDLDDLFGDRPASEWSYDEDLPKLFGNMCGAVMNEQLRLIPPVTGIPKFVDTKGPQGLRVGDKHVTVPAGCYVTLNTIAVHRNPKYWPHTSEQDLLEFRPERWLLDPSKTASSNHADDEGYQVEEGMEFDQTDKRPDTAPTLFRPAKGAYIPFSDGYRSCLGRRFAQVEILAVLAVIFKTWTVELDVSAYMSDAELKTASEEKKKAAWAKADKKARQLLNDHMGTIITIQIRGDKVPFKFVKRGKENFKWTITTLAAIPSIQICSERSTFGSPTCNSSSSVAAFAGQALARTCSNNNSPNVDCACSDIDDNGIVTHSGKCAATGDTCNAS encoded by the exons ATGAACGAGCGTGAAGTTGCGGACGGGACCTTGGCAGCTGAAGAAAGGGATGCACTGGTCATCGTGTGTCGTGTCGACTCGAG GATCAACTTGGCCTCCGCGAAACAGAGTGGCGTGCCGTACATCTGCTTGCCCGTATACACTTTTGACAGGTTCTGGCTCGTTACGCATAAGCTATGGCTACCATTCATTGGTTTGCTGCCAAAGGCTTGGACCGAATCCTGGATCGT ATACCTCTCGCCAGAGTACATCTGGACGAAAAAGTACGATCTCTACAAGGATCTGGACACTGATGTtgtcatcctcgtcgctcCCGGAGCAAACACAATGATTGTAGCAGACCCGGAAGCCAATACTCAAATCACTACTCGACGCAATGACTTTCCCAAGCCGATCTGGTTGTACACTTCGCTCGACCTCTTCGGCAAAAACGTCGTGTCGACCGAAGGTGCGAATTGGCGTCACCATCGCAAGATCACTAGTCCGCCATTCAGCGAGAAGAACAATGTTCTCGTGTGGAAGGAGTCTCTCACTCAGGCTGAGTGTATGATGACGGAGTGGGTAGGTACAGGCTCTGATGAGAGTAAGTCCGTGTGGAGCGTCGCTTCCGAAACGATGCGACTTTCTCTGCACATCATCAGCCGAGCGGGATTCGGAGTGCGTCTTCACTGGCCGCATGAGAATAGGGACGACTCGATTCCGGAAGGTCACACTATGACCTACAAGGGCGCTTTGGAGACTCTACTCCATCGAATTCTTACTGTCATTTTGACTCCGAGATGGATGCTCGCCAACTCTCCACTGGAAATTCATAAGCTCGCGTACCGAGGATTGACCGAGTGGGGACAGTACATGCGCGAGATGTATACCCAGAAGCGTGAAGAGGTCGAACAGGGCGGTGGCGACAGAGAAGGCATGGACTTGATGGGCGCTCTGGTCGAAGGCGCAGGTATCAGCAGCTCGTCCAAGAAGTCCCAACAACTCCTCACCGACGACGAGATCCTTGGAAACGCCTTCGTCTTCATACTCGCCGGCCACGAGACCGCGGCCAATACACTCCACTTCTCGATCCTTTTCCTCGCTATGAAAATGGCCTCCCAGCGCCACCTCCAAAAAGATCTCGACGACCTCTTTGGCGACCGTCCAGCTTCCGAATGGAGCTACGATGAAGACCTACCCAAACTGTTCGGCAACATGTGCGGCGCCGTCATGAATGAGCAACTCCGTCTCATCCCTCCCGTCACCGGTATCCCCAAATTTGTCGACACAAAAGGTCCACAAGGTCTGCGTGTAGGAGACAAACACGTCACTGTCCCAGCAGGCTGTTACGTCACCCTCAACACCATTGCCGTCCACCGCAACCCGAAGTACTGGCCGCACACTTCGGAGCAAGATCTGCTGGAATTCCGCCCGGAACGCTGGCTCCTCGACCCTTCGAAGACCGCATCCTCAAACCatgccgacgacgagggctaccaagtcgaagaaggcatgGAATTTGACCAGACCGACAAACGCCCCGACACGGCTCCCACGCTCTTCCGCCCTGCCAAAGGCGCCTACATACCCTTCTCGGACGGGTACCGCTCATGCCTGGGTCGCCGATTTGCACAAGTCGAAATTCTGGCCGTTCTCGCCGTGATCTTCAAGACCTGGACGGTGGAGCTGGATGTCAGTGCGTACATGAGTGATGCGGAGTTGAAGACCGCcagcgaggagaagaagaaggcggcttGGGCGAAGGCGGATAAGAAGGCGAGGCAGTTATTGAATGATCATATGGgcaccatcatcaccattcAGATCAGAGGGGATAAAGTGCCGTTCAAGTTTGTGAAGAGAGGCAAGGAGAATTTCAAGTG GACTATCACGACCCTCGCGGCCATTCCGAGCATTCAGATCT GTTCAGAACGCTCGACCTTCGGAAGCCCAACATGCAattcatcctcctctgtcGCCGCTTTCGCCGGCCAAGCCCTCGCACGTACCTGCTCGAACAACAACTCTCCAAACGTGGACTGCGCCTGTTCAGATATCGACGACAACGGAATCGTCACCCACTCCGGTAAATGTGCGGCCACCGGTGAT ACTTGTAACGCCTCATAA
- the MgXBX2 gene encoding putative xylan 1,4-beta-Xylosidase (Xylan 1,4-Beta-Xylosidase (Glycosyl Hydrolase Family 43)), translated as MFTNTENLTIWRSPSLTDWTNAEEKAAFVPPPGMNYSTDLWAPELHNIDNKWWIIFTADPNMDNPPPEIEMLCDWNCPAVNHRMYVLEGSTDDPWTSNYTMKSQLNTFDQFAIDGTYFQHSTGLYHVYSCWQSAYISWPANLCITKMSDPFTVASNVTERQTISVPSNPWEKTPYGRMDNIRLSSNEGPQQLTNKETGQEFIVYSAARSDNRNYCLGLLELVGDDPMNVQDWRKNNDGCVFHQNPQNKAYGVGHASFTTSPDESENWIVYHGMENPVNGWAARTVRAQKFTWNTDGTPRFPRPGYGPYDVPSGQNASMALL; from the exons ATGTTCACTAACACCGAGAACCTGACCATATGGCGAAGCCCGAGCTTGACCGACTGGACAAATGCGGAAGAGAAGGCGGCGTTTGTACCTCCG CCCGGTATGAACTACTCCACGGACTTGTGGGCGCCAGAGCTTCACAACATCGACAACAAATG GTGGATCATTTTCACGGCCGATCCTAACATGGACAACCCACCGCCAGAGATTGAGATGCTCTGCGATTGGAATTGCCCAGCTGTCAACCACAGGATGTACGTGCTCGAAGGGTCCACCGACGATCCATGGACAAGCAATTATACGATGAAATCGCAGCTGAACACTTTTGACCAATTCGCAATCGATGGAACCTACTTCCAGCATTCGACCGGATTGTATCATGTCTACTCCTGCTGGCAGTCGGCGTACATCAGTTGGCCAGCAAATCTATGCATTACGAAGATGAGTGACCCGTTCACAGTAGCGAGCAATGTTACCGAGCGCCAGACAATCTCTGTGCCCAGCAACCCTTGGGAGAAGACTCCATACGGACGAATGGACAATATTCGCCTTTCCAGCAATGAAGGCCCTCAGCAGCTTACAAACAAGGAGACCGGGCAGGAGTTCATCGTCTACAGCGCGGCACGCAGCGACAATCGCAACTATTGCCTTGGTCTACTGGAGCTAGTGGGCGACGATCCAATGAATGTTCAGGACTGGCGGAAGAACAATGACGGCTGCGTGTTTCATCAAAACCCTCAGAACAAAGCTTATGGCGTTGGGCACGCCTCTTTCACGACCAGTCCAGACGAAAGTGAGAATTGGATCGTCTATCACGGGATGGAGAACCCCGTCAATGGCTGGGCTGCAAGGACTGTGAGGGCGCAAAAGTTTACATGGAATACAGATGGTACGCCCCGGTTTCCAAGGCCGGGCTATGGGCCGTACGATGTGCCAAGCGGCCAAAACGCGAGTATGGCGTTGCTGTAA
- the ARE1 gene encoding acyl-CoA/sterol acyltransferase (Acyl-CoA:sterol acyltransferase, endoplasmic reticulum enzyme that contributes the major sterol esterification activity in the absence of oxygen), whose protein sequence is MDESYRRGTLSDAETSICSDSESVVNGIAGKENSIPIRLESTDKQGHYLLTADDPEIKEILRKGIEREEAEAGRSKVPRTRVRDLVFTRQFTTFDRRHAAAAESPFFGFFTLFWICMVLVFCQVAMKNWRDYGSILGRNQVMKLMFSRDVLVLGLTDGVMYAATFEGYFFQKLVRRGYISWAKSGWIIQNIWQTFYLAAVIGWAYHRQWPWTHMIFVTLHGLVFVMKQHSYAFYNGYLSGVYRRRALLERKLKQLEAIEPVRTGASRGAAKTSAVSHEVTNTARSTVERRPSMGPRTSTNFQTERSDVADVAEAISSGRPINADQMSTFSSIIRLEMDELNKELRGKSEDGKNAYPKNLDVSGFTQFAEYVCLPTLVYELEYPRQDKINWWYVLEKTTATFGVLCVMQVISQGYIYPPVAKTYRMKEAGMTLEQRWQEFPFIVSDMLFPLLIEQLLTWYLIWECILNVLAELTCFADRGFYGDWWNSTTFDQYARDWNRPVHNFLLRHVYHSSISTFHLSRTAATFVTFLLSALVHEMCMALIFSKVRGYLFWSQLLQLPMVALTRSKFMRKRIMLGNIIFWVGLFIGPSVLTSLYLVV, encoded by the exons ATGGACGAGAGCTACCGTAGAGGCACACTCTCTGACGCCGAGACGAGCATTTGCAGCGATTCTGAGTCGGTTGTCAATGGTATTGCCGGAAAGGAGAACAGCATTCCCATCAGACTGGAGAGCACGGACAAACAAGGGCACTACTTGTTGACCGCCGACGATCCAGAGATCAAGGAGATACTTCGCAAAGGCATCGAACGTGAGGAGGCTGAGGCTGGTCGATCCAAGGTCCCTCGCACAAGGGTTCGAGATCTGGTCTTCACCAGGCAATTTACGACATTCGATCGCCGTCATGCGGCCGCTGCGGAGAGTCCattcttcggcttcttcaCTTTGTTCTGGATCTGTATGGTCCTGGTGTTCTGCCAAGTCGCGATGAAGAACTGGAGGGACTACGGCAGCATCCTCGGCCGCAACCAAGTAATGAAGCTCATGTTCAGCCGAGATGTGTTGGTCCTGGGTCTGACAGATGGTGTCATGTACGCTGCGACGTTCGAAGGATATTTCTTCCAGAAGTTGGTACGACGCGGGTACATCAGCTGGGCTAAGAGCGGATGGATCATACAGAACATATGGCAGACTTTCTACCTCGCTGCGGTCATCGGCTGGGCATACCACCGTCAGTGGCCATGGACACACATGATCTTCGTCACATTGCACGGACTGGTCTTCGTGATGAAGCAGCACAGCTATGCTTTCTACAATGGTTATCTCTCTGGCGTCTACAGGAGAAGAGCGCTGTTAGAGCGCAAACTGAAGCAGCTTGAAGCCATCGAGCCAGTGAGGACAGGCGCATCCCGAGGTGCAGCAAAGACTTCGGCTGTCAGCCACGAGGTGACGAACACGGCACGTTCTACGGTCGAACGCCGACCATCCATGGGACCTCGCACTTCGACCAACTTCCAAACGGAGAGGTCAGACGTTGCAGATGTCGCCGAAGCTATTAGCTCCGGCCGGCCAATCAACGCAGACCAGATGTCAACGTTTTCGAGCATCATCCGGCTCGAGATGGATGAACTGAATAAAGAGCTTAGAGGCAAGTCCGAGGATGGGAAGAATGCATACCCGAAAAACCTGGACGTCTCCGGCTTCACTCAATTCGCAGAATACGTCTGTTTGCCCACGCTTGTGTATGAGCTGGAATATCCGCGCCAGGATAAAATCAATTGGTGGTACGTTCTGGAGAAGACCACGGCCACGTTTGGTGTCCTATGCGTGATGCAAGTCATCAGTCAAGGCTACATCTACCCGCCTGTTGCAAAGACGTACAGGATGAAAGAGGCCGGCATGACCCTCGAGCAACGCTGGCAGGAGTTTCCATTCATTGTCAGCGACATGCTGTTCCCGCTACTGATCGAGCAACTCCTTACCTGGTATCTGATCTGGGAGTGCATTCTCAACGTACTGGCGGAGCTGACGTGCTTCGCTGATCGTGGGTTCTATGGCGACTGGTGGAATTCGACAACATT TGACCAGTACGCTAGAGACTGGAATCGGCCAGTGCACAACTTCCTGCTCCGACATGTCTATCactcttcgatctcgacttTCCACCTGAGCAGGACAGCGGCGACCTTTGTCACATTTCTGCTCTCTGCGCTTGTGCATGAGATGTGCATGGCTTTGATCTTTAGTAAAGTCAGAGG ATATCTATTCTGGTCACAGTTGCTACAATTACCGATGGTCGCGTTGACGAGATCGAAGTTCATGCGGAAGCGCATAATGCTGGGCAACATCATTTTCTGGGTCGGCCTGTTCATCGGTCCGAGCGTGTTGACGAGCCTGTATCTAGTTGTCTGA
- the NAG1 gene encoding N-acetyl-beta-D-glucosaminidase yields MFLLRQLASVALFTASVCAVWPLPSNYTHGEEVLWIQQGQIDFSFNGQGNNPSGDYNGTSSSQIVANAIERTKDNLFAKNFVPWRFRPRLSNFEPTLGSDSTYITTVSLVQTEADPSNVGKPESDVDESYSLSMEASGKVTVTAKTSIGLLYGLTTFSQLFYKHSTNGQVYTQLAPVTITDSPKFKWRGLNVDTSRSYKTLEDLYRMIDALSFNKMNRLHWHITDSQSWPLEIPSLPEVADKGVYVNFQRYTPQDVQNVQQYGALHGVEVAIEIDNPGHTASIALSHPELIAAFNVQPKWTTYCAQPPCGTLKLNSTGVYDFLQKLFDDLLPRVKPYSSYFHLGGDEVNKNSYNLDDTVGSNESAVLQPLMQKYMDRNMKQVESYGLVPLVWEEMLLEWNLTLPKDTIVQTWQSDAAVAQTVAKGYRALAGNYNYWYLDCGRGQFLDFYPSNAAGFFPFSDYCAPLHNWRAMYAYDPLTGVPENSTHLVLGGEVHIWSEQTDSANLDSMVWPRAAAAGEVLWSGAKDASGQNRSQVEASPRFAEMRERLVARGIRADTSFQPFCTQNGTQCAYPEA; encoded by the exons ATGTTTTTGTTACGCCAATTGGCCTCGGTCGCTCTCTTCACCGCAAGCGTGTGTGCGGTATGGCCTCTGCCATCGAACTACACCCATGGCGAAGAAGTGCTTTGGATACAGCAAGGTCAGATCGACTTCTCGTTCAATGGGCAGGGAAACAAT CCTAGTGGAGACTACAACGGAACGTCCTCTTCTCAGATCGTTGCCAACGCCATCGAGCGAACGAAAGACAATCTTTTCGCAAAGAACTTCGTCCCGTGGCGATTCCGACCTCGCTTGTCGAACTTCGAGCCAACCTTGGGCTCAGACTCAACTTACATCACCACGGTGTCCCTTGTGCAGACCGAGGCGGATCCCTCCAATGTCGGCAAGCCCGAGAGCGATGTCGACGAATCGTACAGTCTCTCCATGGAAGCGAGCGGCAAAGTGACCGTCACTGCGAAGACTTCCATCGGCCTGCTATACGGACTGACAACTTTCTCCCAACTGTTCTACAAGCACTCCACCAACGGCCAAGTCTACACACAACTGGCTCCAGTCACGATCACTGACTCGCCCAAGTTCAAGTGGAGAGGCCTGAACGTCGACACCTCCCGCTCATACAAGACGCTCGAAGACCTGTACCGCATGATCGACGCACTCTCCTTCAACAAGATGAACCGCCTGCACTGGCACATTACCGATTCACAGTCCTGGCCACTCGAGATCCCTTCCTTGCCAGAAGTGGCTGACAAAGGAGTCTACGTGAACTTCCAGCGCTACACACCTCAAGACGTGCAAAATGTCCAGCAATACGGCGCCCTTCACGGTGTCGAAGTCGCCATCGAGATTGATAACCCTGGCCACACCGCTTCGATCGCCCTTTCCCATCCGGAATTGATCGCAGCGTTCAACGTCCAGCCCAAATGGACAACCTACTGCGCCCAGCCTCCCTGCGGAACACTCAAGCTCAACTCCACTGGCGTGTACGACTTCCTCCAAAAGCTCTTCGACGATCTGCTTCCCCGTGTAAAGCCGTACAGCAGCTACTTCCATCttggcggcgatgaagtCAACAAGAACTCGTACAACCTCGACGACACAGTCGGAAGCAACGAATCCGCAGTCCTGCAGCCGCTGATGCAGAAGTACATGGACCGCAACATGAAGCAGGTCGAGTCTTACGGCTTGGTGCCGCTCGTGTGGGAGGAGATGTTGCTGGAGTGGAACTTGACGCTACCCAAGGACACCATCGTTCAGACTTGGCAGAGCGATGCGGCGGTCGCTCAGACCGTGGCCAAGGGATACCGCGCGCTGGCTGGTAACTACAACTACTGGTACCTGGACTGTGGTCGCGGCCAGTTCTTGGACTTCTATCCTTCCAACGCGGCTGGGTTCTTCCCGTTCTCGGACTACTGTGCGCCCCTCCACAACTGGCGTGCGATGTACGCGTACGATCCACTCACTGGCGTGCCGGAGAATTCGACGCATTTGGTgctgggaggagaggtgcaCATCTGGTCCGAGCAGACAGATTCCGCCAACCTTGATTCCATG GTCTGGCCGCGTGCTGCCGCGGCCGGTGAAGTTCTTTGGAGTGGTGCGAAGGACGCCTCGGGTCAGAACCGCTCGCAGGTCGAGGCTTCTCCCAGATTCGCGGAGATGAGGGAGCGCTTGGTCGCGAGAGGCATCAGGGCGGACACGTCGTTCCAGCCGTTCTGCACGCAGAATGGCACGCAGTGTGCGTATCCCGAAGCCTAG
- a CDS encoding 60S ribosomal protein L27, protein MKFLKVGRVAIISRGRYAGKKVVIVQPQDNGSKKHPFPHALVAGIERYPQQITRRMSKTRQTKRSKVKPFIKVINYNHLMPTRYTLELEGLKGVVTNETFTEVTQREEAKKTVKKALEERYVSGKNRWFFTPLRF, encoded by the exons ATGAAGT TCCTCAAGGTCGGCCGAGTG GCCATCATCTCTCGCGGTCGTTACGCCGGAAAGAAGGTTGTCATTGTCCAGCCCCAAGACAATGGCAGCAAGAAGCACCCCTTCCCTCACGCTCTCGTCGCCGGAATCGAGCGATACCCACAACAAATCACCCGCCGCATGAGCAAGACCCGACAGACCAAGCGCAGCAAGGTCAAGCCCTTCATCAAGGTTATCAACTACAACCACTTGATGCCAACACGCTACACGCTCGAGCTCGAAGGCCTCAAGGGCGTCGTCACCAACGAGACTTTCACCGAGGTCACCCAGCGCGAGGAGGCTAAGAAGACGGTCAAGAAGGCTTTGGAGGAGCGCTACGTGAGCGGAAAGAACAGGTGGTTCTTCACCCCTCTCA GATTTTAG